The Chitinispirillum alkaliphilum genome contains the following window.
CCAGTGTCTCGCGTGTCTCTCCCCTGTTGCCAACCATAAAGCAGCCATGAATCAGTATTCCGGCTTTTTTTGCATTTCGCATAAACTCAGAAATTTTTTCAAGTGTGATCGACTTTTTGATATTATCCAATATGGCCTGATCTCCACTTTCAAACCCCACACAGAACAGACGGCACCCAGCTTTACGCATCAGAACCATGGTGTCATAGTCGACTTCTGCTCTTGAATTGGCAGACCAGGGTATGGTATGTGCACCGGTGCTGATAAGTGCCTCAGATAGTTCCCGACAACGTTTTTTATCAGCTGTAAGGGTGTCGTCCTCGATCATTATCTCTTTGATTTGGGGGAAGTTTTCTTTTATGTACAAAAATTCCCTGACAATAGAATCAATAGAACGCTTACGATACTTATGCCCCTGGAGAGTCTGTGGAACAACACAGTATGTGCACTTAAACGGACACCCTCTGCCTGTAACCATAACAACTATGGGGTGCCTGCTGTGCCCGTAAAAATAGGGTCCAATGTCGAGATGTTTCTTGTAAACTTCAGATACAAAAGGTATAGTGTCAAGATCTTCAATGTAGGGACGGGGATCATTCTTTTTTATCTTTCCGTTCTTATCTCTGAAAGCAAGCCCAGGGACATTTTTCAATTCCCCACTCTGTTCTCCGGAGGACAAAACCTCAGCCAGTTGGGCCAGTGTATTTTCATATTCTCCAAAAGCCACCGCATCGATGGTGTCGGAGAGCTGAAGGGATTCAACCGGAAGAGCAGAAACATGAACACCCACAAGTACAGTGAAAATGTTTGGCAGCGATTCTTTTATAGCGGCCCCGATGTCGACATCGCTGTAGATGCTGGGTGTTGAAGTATCCAGAACAACCATTTCAGCACCAAATTCCCGGGCTAAAGAAACAGTATGCTCTTTGGTAAGCTCAGCTGCCGGAGCATCTACGAGTTTAACTTCATGCCCACATTTCTCCAGGTACCCACAGGCATATGCAAGCCACATAGGATAATACAGCGTGCCACTTTTTGTAACTGCTGGAGAGCGGGACTCTCTTGAATATTTGGATAAAAACGGCGGATTTAAAAAGAGTATTTTCATATTTTATTGAAATGTCCTGTCAATTTTTACTTTTAGAGGGCCTTTTGCAAGCAAACCGGTGTGTTGCTCAACGATCTGACCATCTTTGAAAAAAAGCATTGTTGGAATGCTGTTAATACCATATTTTGAAGCAGTCTGAGGATTTGAATCAACATCGAGTTTTCCGATAACAACTTTCCCTTCATATTCCGGGGCTATATCATTGAGTATGGGGGTGAGCATTTTGCAGGGGCCACACCATTCTGCCCAGAAATCAACAACAACAGGAAGCTCTGAAGAGAGAACTTCTTCTGAGAAGTTCTGATCGGTGAAAACTTTCATTGACTCTGACATAACTGTTTCTCTCCTTACAAGACACTATGGTCTGTTTCTTTTATCGTTACTAATATCATGAATTATTTCATTAATTAAAACCTGCATCTCATTCCACCGCGATGGATTGTCTACACATTTTGCGAGAAATGCTGTTGCTTTCTCTGAATTAACACCGGTCAGGATTTCCAATTCCCTGAATTTAAGTGCTTTTTCTTCTGCACTGAGTGAGAAATCCTGTTTCAATATTTTCACACCCGCAAAGAAATGTGCATAGGATTCATTTCCAAACGTGGGATTGTAGAAATATAAAACAGATAGCAATGTCAGGCAAATACTTACAGAGTGTTTCACTCTTCCTCCCCCAAAATAATAAGCCATTTAAAAATGGTGAGTGCATCAGGTAGTGTCAAGTCACAGAAGTGATATTTCCTTTTGGCTGTTGATTATAATTACGAACAATCGTATACTAAAGTATATGCTAAATCAGCTGATCTTGTAACTGCTTTTGCGGATCGGCATTAAATATATTAAAAATTATATCAGATTTCCTTTAAAGGTAAGGGTATGAGCAGTTCCTTTAATCCTCCTCAGTCTGCACAGAACCAAACAGCCCCGGCTCCTCAAGCTGAGCTGCAGAGAATGCCTATACCTGGTGATAAAATTGGACCAAATCACATCCTCCAGGTTATCGGTGAAGGTGGAAGCGCCTCTGTTTACAGAGTTTGGCACGAAGGCCTTGAAGTTGTCCGTGCGGTAAAAGTCTTAAAACCGGATAATGGAAAAAATTCCCGGGATCGATTCCTTACCGAAGCAAAAATTCTGGCTGATATACATCACCCAAATATTATAGAAATACACCATGTAGGTTACCTACAGCAGCAGATTCCCTTTCTTGAACTGGAATATATTGATGGAATGTCGGTAAAGGGGTTGATAAAGCGATTCGGCAATTTACCGCTCCCTGTGGCATTATCCATTACCTATTTTGTCTGTCAGGCTCTTGAGTATGCACACACCAAAGACTACACCCTCTATGGCAAAATCTACAAGGGACTAATTCACAGAGATGTAAAACCCGAAAACATAATCATATCCAAACGGGGAATTGTAAAACTGATGGATTTCGGGATCGCAAGACCCAGCGAAATAGGTTTGAAAAATACTGAGACCAAAGTAATGGGAACACTGGTATACCTAAGCCCCGAACAGTTAAACAGCCACCCACTTGATCAAAGAAGTGATATCTTCTCACTTGGAACGGTGTTATACGAAATGATCTGCGGGAAACGCGCATTCCCCCAAAAAACCATTACAGAACTGATTCACAAAAAAACGGAGGGACAATATCGGCCCATCAGCATGTACAAACAACCTTTGCCGCAAGGGCTGGAAAAAATCATTGACAAATGCCTCGCCCTATATCCTGAAGATAGATTTGAAGATGCTGCGCAATTAGGTGATTATGTGTATAAAATTTTACGCCTTATCTCAGACAAAGCTCCACAGGACATACTGACAATCTACATGAAAGACCCTCCCTCCATACCCTACGAGTGGGATCTGCTTGAGCGGAAAAATGAGGAAAGCGCAGACAAAGAGAGTAAAAAACGTAAATGGTGGAAAAGGAAAGCAGGCTGAAGGTACTATTTCCTTCAGCTTTCTGTTTCTTCTTTAAGTAACTCCTCAGCAATTACCACCTCATCCAGAGCAATATCTACTTGAGGGAAAAAGTAATCTTCTGGATTTACCTGTTTATTGTTTTTCAAGATCTCATAATGCACATGCGGACCTGTTGTTAAACCAGATAAACCTATTGTTCCTATCACATCACCCCGCTGGACCCGTCTGCCCCTGCCCACACTTACACTACCCAAATGTGCATACACAGTTCTGTAACCCCTGCGGTGATTAATTGTGATTTTTCTCCCCCATATGGGGTCATTTTCTACACGAGAGACAACCCCTGAAGCTGTTGCTATCACTGGGGTTCCTATTTCACCGGCAAAATCAATACCATGGTGCATTTTTTGTTTGCCGGTAAACGGATCACGCGCCATGCCATAACGACGGGTAATCACAGTTGAATTAGGAATTGGCTTTATGACAGGAATTCGCTCAAATACATTGTTTTCCTCTGAAATCTCAAAAATCAGGCTCTGATAAACCGCTTTTTTTTCCGAGAGGTATTCAAGAAGCTGATCGGTTGTCATATTGAATTGCGGTTCGCTCTGATGAAGCGACTGATTGTCTACCAGGTCATCAGGCAACCCGGTTATTTTCTGTGTTGCATCCCGTTTCTCTTCAATAAGGCTTATCTGATCCCTGAGATCTCTGAGTAAAACAAGGGAGGAATCAAGGTTTTTTGAAAGTAATCTGTTCTGTTCTGCAAGATTTCTTTTCTGGTTCTGTTTTGCAACATCAAGAGTTACATTATTAAAAGGAATAAAAAACCCAAAAAAACCGGTGAGAACAATAATGATAAAAAGCAGGCCTATAGAGAATCGGACCCTAAAGGCTTTGACCGACCTGGCCTGCGAAGGAACTATGAGAATGGTCTTTCTCTTCTTAATTTGCTTCAAACTGCGTTTACCTCATCCTCTTCTTCCTGATCTTCACTTTTCTGATACTCACTCACCTCTTCGATCTTTTGTGCGATTTCCGCTATTTCCTCTTTGAGGGAGTTTACATTCTCCACACACTTCTTTATCACTAAATCATCACCAATTCCGCTATCCTTGCCTTCCTCCAGAAGTTCATAAACCCTTTCTCCGGCATCAAGATAATTACGCTCTATTTTGCGCTTGGCGGACATCTCTTCTACTTTCAGTTTTCCGATTTTGGTATACTCCTCAATCTTCTCCATAGACATAGCCGCACCATCTTTGAGATTCTTTTTGATCTTCTCCCACATTGTGTCCACTACTACCTCCTTTTTAGAGCATTTTTGAGTTATACATAACATAATATATATATATTTAATACATATTTTTAAACCAAAGTTTTAAATATACAACATTTTAACTTTGAGAGCATTTTTAAGGCCAAACAGCACCTCTGCAAAAAGCATTCCCTATGGACCAAAATAAAAAATTTTCAATCGACTGCTTTCTCCTCACCGCTCAGTGCCGTGATTTCAACAACAGATTTGAAATTACTCTATGGGCGACCACTGAAGAAAACAAATCGGTAAAGATTGTCATTGACAATTTTCACCCGCTATTCTTTGTCGACAGCACACTCCCTCCTACCAAGTCAAAACCTGCCATACAGCGAAAGACCCTGGAGCTCTATTCCCTGCACGGAACAAAAACTGATTGTCTTTATTTCAGAAATCAGGCCTCCATGCAACAATGCGCTCAGAACTTAAGGAGTGAAGGGTATAGAGTCTATGAGTCTGATGTAAAACCGCTGGAACGGTACCTCATGGAACGGATGGTCTTCGGGGGGATGAGAGTCACCGGTTATCCAATCACCGGCAAATCAGGCCTGTTTTTTAAAAACCCCCATATACGGGGATCCCAAACAGAACCAAATCTCAAAATTTTGTCTATCGATATCGAAACATCCGTTTCCACCGGAGAGATTTACAGTATAGCCTCATACAGCAACGATAAATCAATGGTGTATATCAGAGGGGATGTAACCGAGAAATCTCAAAAGGTTTGTTACTGTAAGAATGAATCAGAATTACTCTCTAACTTCTTTTCCTATGTTCGAAGCACTGATCCTGACATAATTATCGGATGGAATGTGGTGGATTTTGATATGAATGTGATCTGTCAGCGCGCACTACATCTCAATATCCCCTTTTCTCCAGGAAGAGAAAGCGGCTCAAAAATTGTCCAAAGCAAAACTACCCACAGAAAAATAGCCCTCATTCCGGGAAGAATAATTCTTGATATCCCAACCATGCTCCGTGCATATCATCACACTTTTGAGCAGTACTCGCTTGATTTCGTTTCTCATAAACTCTTGGGAAAAGGCAAAACCATATCTAAAAAAGGCAATGAGAAGATAAAGGAAATAGACCATCTCTTCAGGTATGATAAAAGTAAACTTGCTCATTACAATCTCACAGACGCACAACTGGCCCTGGAGATTTTCGAAAAATCAGGAATTTTGCAGGTCGCAATTCAAAAATCAAAAAGATCTGGTCAGTTGCTCGACAAATCGGGTGGGAGCGTGGCCAGTTTCGACTATCTTTACCTGCCCCGGATACATAGAGCCGGGTATGTGGCAAATGATCTCCAGGACATCTCTGCCCCACCTGATCCTCTGCCGGGAGGTTATGTATTAGAGCCCAGGGCCGGTTTTTACCGCGACGTTTTTGTGCTTGATTTCAGAAGCCTCTACCCATCCATAATTATGACATTTCTGATCGACCCCCTTGGGTTCAACATCGAAGAGCACAAGATTACAAATCCGGCCGGAACTCATTTCTCACAAACAAAACACATACTGCCGGAAATAATTGAGGATCTTATGGAAGCCAGGGCCATGGCTAAAAAGAGTGGTAATTCCTCCCTCTCTCAGGCCATCAAAATTTTAATGAATAGTTTTTACGGAGTGCTTGGATCTACAGGATGCAGATTCTTCTCCCAGGAAATTGCCTCCACCATCACTATTACGGGTCAATACATACTGAAAAAATCGATTCAATTTATTGAGTCCCGTCCAGACCTGAAAGTTATCTACGGCGATACAGATTCACTTTTTGTTTTGCCTGATCAGAAGCTCTTATCACAAAATATCGAGGATTTTGGAAAAAACATCGCCGCAAAGGTAACTGAGTGGCTCTCTGAGCATATTAAAGAGAAATTCAATGCCGGATCAGCCCTAAAGCTGCAGTTTGAAACCCATTTCTCTCATATCTTCATCCCCGCTGTCAGAGGCGCACTCCAGGGCAGCAAAAAACATTACTGCGGAGCCCTAAGTGACAGCTACGGTAATATTAAACAACTTGTTTTCAAAGGGATGGAATCAGCCCGAAGTGACTGGACCGACTTAGCTAAGGAATTTCAGCATGAACTATTTATGCGTGTTTTCAAAGGTAAACCAGTTGAAGACTACATCATTAATACAACAGAGCAACTAAAAGCCGGACGGCTTGACAACAAGCTGATATACAAGAAAAGGCTTAGGAAAAACATACATGAATATACCGTTAACATTCCCCCTCATGCACAAGCGGCAAAACTTCTGCCTTCCCCGCCACCAAACCTTATCCGTTACTGTATTACCAAAGATGGGCCTCAGCCGATAGAAAGAATCTCTTCTCCGCTTGATTACGGGCATTATCTTGATTGTCAACTCGAGCCGGTTGCCGATTCTATTCTTGAGCAGTTAAACAGTAGTTTTGAACAGATAATCTCAGGCCAACAAGACCTTTTCGCCCCTCAGTGATGTTAATATCTTGCAATTTCACATCTGGGAGAATATTTTATCTATACCAAAACCATCTTAATAAGGATAAGCCATGTATTTCAGGATCTGTTTCAAAAAAATCGCCCTTACCATACTGATTACACTCACCACATTTATACACACCTCCTTTTCTGAAACCAGAACAGAGAGATTGAGCAGATTTTTTTCCGAATTTGAGATTCTCCCAGAATATCACTTCGAAACTGATCTGCGCTGGTTTTTCAACCATCAGAACGATTTTTATCGTGAAAAATTCCTTGTAGAATCCCACACCCGATTTGATGCGATGTTTGTATCCTGGAGAGAGAAAGTATTCCTTGGTGGTTACTACATCAATAATGTCGGTATGGGAAGGCAGTACGAAGATATAGTTTTTGACCCCAGAGATGTGGGA
Protein-coding sequences here:
- a CDS encoding Peptidase, M23/M37 family, which encodes MKQIKKRKTILIVPSQARSVKAFRVRFSIGLLFIIIVLTGFFGFFIPFNNVTLDVAKQNQKRNLAEQNRLLSKNLDSSLVLLRDLRDQISLIEEKRDATQKITGLPDDLVDNQSLHQSEPQFNMTTDQLLEYLSEKKAVYQSLIFEISEENNVFERIPVIKPIPNSTVITRRYGMARDPFTGKQKMHHGIDFAGEIGTPVIATASGVVSRVENDPIWGRKITINHRRGYRTVYAHLGSVSVGRGRRVQRGDVIGTIGLSGLTTGPHVHYEILKNNKQVNPEDYFFPQVDIALDEVVIAEELLKEETES
- a CDS encoding DNA polymerase II, whose product is MDQNKKFSIDCFLLTAQCRDFNNRFEITLWATTEENKSVKIVIDNFHPLFFVDSTLPPTKSKPAIQRKTLELYSLHGTKTDCLYFRNQASMQQCAQNLRSEGYRVYESDVKPLERYLMERMVFGGMRVTGYPITGKSGLFFKNPHIRGSQTEPNLKILSIDIETSVSTGEIYSIASYSNDKSMVYIRGDVTEKSQKVCYCKNESELLSNFFSYVRSTDPDIIIGWNVVDFDMNVICQRALHLNIPFSPGRESGSKIVQSKTTHRKIALIPGRIILDIPTMLRAYHHTFEQYSLDFVSHKLLGKGKTISKKGNEKIKEIDHLFRYDKSKLAHYNLTDAQLALEIFEKSGILQVAIQKSKRSGQLLDKSGGSVASFDYLYLPRIHRAGYVANDLQDISAPPDPLPGGYVLEPRAGFYRDVFVLDFRSLYPSIIMTFLIDPLGFNIEEHKITNPAGTHFSQTKHILPEIIEDLMEARAMAKKSGNSSLSQAIKILMNSFYGVLGSTGCRFFSQEIASTITITGQYILKKSIQFIESRPDLKVIYGDTDSLFVLPDQKLLSQNIEDFGKNIAAKVTEWLSEHIKEKFNAGSALKLQFETHFSHIFIPAVRGALQGSKKHYCGALSDSYGNIKQLVFKGMESARSDWTDLAKEFQHELFMRVFKGKPVEDYIINTTEQLKAGRLDNKLIYKKRLRKNIHEYTVNIPPHAQAAKLLPSPPPNLIRYCITKDGPQPIERISSPLDYGHYLDCQLEPVADSILEQLNSSFEQIISGQQDLFAPQ
- a CDS encoding Serine/threonine protein kinase PrkC, regulator of stationary phase, producing MSSSFNPPQSAQNQTAPAPQAELQRMPIPGDKIGPNHILQVIGEGGSASVYRVWHEGLEVVRAVKVLKPDNGKNSRDRFLTEAKILADIHHPNIIEIHHVGYLQQQIPFLELEYIDGMSVKGLIKRFGNLPLPVALSITYFVCQALEYAHTKDYTLYGKIYKGLIHRDVKPENIIISKRGIVKLMDFGIARPSEIGLKNTETKVMGTLVYLSPEQLNSHPLDQRSDIFSLGTVLYEMICGKRAFPQKTITELIHKKTEGQYRPISMYKQPLPQGLEKIIDKCLALYPEDRFEDAAQLGDYVYKILRLISDKAPQDILTIYMKDPPSIPYEWDLLERKNEESADKESKKRKWWKRKAG
- a CDS encoding Thioredoxin — encoded protein: MSESMKVFTDQNFSEEVLSSELPVVVDFWAEWCGPCKMLTPILNDIAPEYEGKVVIGKLDVDSNPQTASKYGINSIPTMLFFKDGQIVEQHTGLLAKGPLKVKIDRTFQ
- a CDS encoding Fe-S oxidoreductase, with the protein product MWLAYACGYLEKCGHEVKLVDAPAAELTKEHTVSLAREFGAEMVVLDTSTPSIYSDVDIGAAIKESLPNIFTVLVGVHVSALPVESLQLSDTIDAVAFGEYENTLAQLAEVLSSGEQSGELKNVPGLAFRDKNGKIKKNDPRPYIEDLDTIPFVSEVYKKHLDIGPYFYGHSRHPIVVMVTGRGCPFKCTYCVVPQTLQGHKYRKRSIDSIVREFLYIKENFPQIKEIMIEDDTLTADKKRCRELSEALISTGAHTIPWSANSRAEVDYDTMVLMRKAGCRLFCVGFESGDQAILDNIKKSITLEKISEFMRNAKKAGILIHGCFMVGNRGETRETLEKTLKFAKTLNPDTAQFYPIMVYPGTSDYEYYDEKGWLISKDFRKWLTDDGLHSSVLSNPDLTYDELVRFCDRARREFYLRPEYIISKCKQMITNPGESKRILKAAGTFAKYLVKPSIKK